Sequence from the Hamadaea flava genome:
CGCTGGATCGGTCTGGCCGGGCTCGTGCCGTTCGCGATGGGCGTACGCGGCCTGGTCAAGGCGATCCGCGGCGGTGGTGAGGACGGCCCTGTGATCGCAGGCAGCCTGACCGCGATCGTCGGCGTGACCGTCGCCAACGGCGCCGACAACATCTCCGTCTATACGCCGTTGTTCCGCACGATCGGCCTCGGGGCCAGCCTCGTGACGGTGGCGGTGTTCGCGGCCGGGATCGCGCTCTGGTGCCTGGTCGCGCGGCGGCTCGGCTCGCACCGACGGATCATCGCGGTGGTGGAGCGCTGGGGCCACTGGCTCGTGCCGGTGGTGTTCATGGCGATCGGAGCCGTGATCGTGATCGAGTCCGGCCTTCTCGGCTGACGCTGCTGAGGGCTCAGCGGGACGCCGACTTGAGCAGTGCCGCCGCCTCACCCGTACGCTGCATGCGCTGCCAGCGCAGCCGGTTGCCGAGCAGCGCCGTCACGGTGGACTGCACCACCACGAGGTACATCAGCTGCCGGTACACGATCTGCTGGAACGCGATGCTCCACAGCGGCCCGTACCGTTCCCGATCCAGGCGTAAGGCGTACCAGGCGGTGAAGATCTGGATGGCCAGCAGGCCGCACCAGGCCGCCAGCATCTGGACCCACGGCAGGAAGATGAACCCGTAGACCGCGAAGACATCGACAGCGGGCGCCGCGAGCGGCAGCGCGACCTGGAAGACGAGCAGGTAGGGCAGCCCGCGGCGGCCGAGCCGCCCGCCACCGCCGCCCTCGACGACGGCATGGCGATGCTTCCACATCGCCTGCATCGTGCCGTAGCACCAGCGGTATCGCTGCCGCCACAGCTGGCGCAGCGACGACGGGGCTTCGGTCCAGGCGATCGCGTGCTCCGCGTAGACGACCTTCCAGCCGGCCCGCAGCACGGCCATGGTCAGGTCGGTGTCCTCGGCGAGCGTGTCGGGGGAGACGATCCCGGCACTCGTGGCGACGTCCTGCAGGACCTCGCGGCGGAACGCGCCGATCGCGCCGGGGATGGTCGGCATGCATCCGGCCAGGTCGAACAGGCGGCGGTCGAGGTTGAAACCGATCACGTACTCCAGGTGCTGCCACCGGCCGAGCAGGCCCTTGCGGTTGGCGACCTTGGTGTTGCCCGCGATCGCGCCGACCTGGGCGTCGACGAAGTCCTGCACGAGGTTGTAGACGGTGTCGCGCTGGAAGACGGTGTCGCCGTCGACGAGGATCAGCAGGTCGGCGCGGGCCGCCCGGATGCCGGTGGTGAGCGCGGCGGGCTTGCCCGCGTTCGCCTGACGCAGCACGCGTACGCCCCGCAGCCGCAGCCCTTCGACGATGTCGGCGGTGTGGTCGGTGGACCCGTCGTCGACCACGATGACCTCGAGGTACGGGTAGTCGCTGGCGACGAGCGAGCGGACGGTCGCGGCGATGTTCGCGGCCTCGTTGTACGCCGGGACGATGATCGACACCGGATCGAGCACCTCGAACGGCCGTTCCCGCCAGCGCCGGCGGGCGACCTTGACGTGCCGGCGCGAGGCGAGGATCTGCACGAGCAGCCGGACGACCGCCAGCACCAGCGCCACCGCCATGAGCACGCCCATGGCGTCGGTGGCGAAGCCGGCCGCGACTTGTACCGTACGCAGCACGTCACCGCGGACCTGTACCGCTCGCGGGGCGGGTGCGGCAGCCGGCAGCCCGAGCGCCTCGGAGACGGTGACGAACTTGTAGCCCTTGGCCTGCAACGCCGGGATGAGCTTGGCCAGTGCTTGCACGGTCTGGCTGCGGTCGCCGCCGCTGTCGTGCATCAGCACGATCGCCCCGGCCGTGCCTTTCGGCTGGGCGGCCCGCACGATCGCGTCCACCCCCGGCCGCTGCCAGTCCTCGGTGTCCAGATCGTTGAGGACGGTCAACGCGTCGGACGGCAGCGCGGCGACCTCATAGGCGTGCAACGCGTCGGCAGTGGACGAGAACGGCGGCCGGAACAGCGTCACCTCGCGCCCGGTCGCGCCCGCGATGGCGTTGCGCGTCATCCCCAGCTCCAGGTCGCGCCGCCAGCCCGCGACGCGCGCGATCTCCACGTGGGTGAAGGTGTGCGAGCCGACCTCGTGCCCTTCCGCCGTCATGCGGCGTACCAGGTCGGGGTATTCGTTCACGTGTGAGCCGATCGGGAAGAACGTCCCATGCGCCTGATACTTCGCCAGCACGTCAAGGACCTTCGGCGTCCACTCCGGGTCCGGACCGTCGTCGAAGGTCAACGCGATCGTCTTGGCCGGCATCCGCCGCGACTCCACCTGGCCGCCGTTCGCCCGGATCACCGGCCCGCCGGTCAGCACCTGCTCAGGGGCGGCCGCCGCGCCGTCGATCGGCCGCGGCAGCTCGGCCCCGCCCGCGATGCCGTGGGCGTACCCGTTGAACGCCAGCGCTGCCAGCAGCAGCAGGAGCGACAACAGCAGCAGGATCCAGTGCGCCCGGGGCTCGCGGGCGGGCGCGCGACGGTTGCCGCTCATGGCTTGCGTGAGCGGCTCGGCTTCGCCGAGGGCCGGTGCGTGTTGGTCTGCCCCGGCGGGACCGAGGTCGCGGACGTCCGCGCGGTCGCGC
This genomic interval carries:
- a CDS encoding bifunctional polysaccharide deacetylase/glycosyltransferase family 2 protein, which translates into the protein MSGNRRAPAREPRAHWILLLLSLLLLLAALAFNGYAHGIAGGAELPRPIDGAAAAPEQVLTGGPVIRANGGQVESRRMPAKTIALTFDDGPDPEWTPKVLDVLAKYQAHGTFFPIGSHVNEYPDLVRRMTAEGHEVGSHTFTHVEIARVAGWRRDLELGMTRNAIAGATGREVTLFRPPFSSTADALHAYEVAALPSDALTVLNDLDTEDWQRPGVDAIVRAAQPKGTAGAIVLMHDSGGDRSQTVQALAKLIPALQAKGYKFVTVSEALGLPAAAPAPRAVQVRGDVLRTVQVAAGFATDAMGVLMAVALVLAVVRLLVQILASRRHVKVARRRWRERPFEVLDPVSIIVPAYNEAANIAATVRSLVASDYPYLEVIVVDDGSTDHTADIVEGLRLRGVRVLRQANAGKPAALTTGIRAARADLLILVDGDTVFQRDTVYNLVQDFVDAQVGAIAGNTKVANRKGLLGRWQHLEYVIGFNLDRRLFDLAGCMPTIPGAIGAFRREVLQDVATSAGIVSPDTLAEDTDLTMAVLRAGWKVVYAEHAIAWTEAPSSLRQLWRQRYRWCYGTMQAMWKHRHAVVEGGGGGRLGRRGLPYLLVFQVALPLAAPAVDVFAVYGFIFLPWVQMLAAWCGLLAIQIFTAWYALRLDRERYGPLWSIAFQQIVYRQLMYLVVVQSTVTALLGNRLRWQRMQRTGEAAALLKSASR
- a CDS encoding cadmium resistance transporter; its protein translation is MDLVGTVAVAAGTFAGTNVDDLIVLTVLFLSARAAGRPRPWQIWTGQYLGVGALVAISAVAALGLTVVPDRWIGLAGLVPFAMGVRGLVKAIRGGGEDGPVIAGSLTAIVGVTVANGADNISVYTPLFRTIGLGASLVTVAVFAAGIALWCLVARRLGSHRRIIAVVERWGHWLVPVVFMAIGAVIVIESGLLG